The stretch of DNA ataattatatatattaataattatatgaattattatatatttgaggaaaaaattataggattttatataatataataaaaatagggTTTTCATGTCATGTTCAATtaactataatatatatatatatatatataaggtttttatgttatttctAATTTTGTGTGTGTTTCATATAAtcttaaatataacaaaaaaacatatataatataacataaatattataaattaggATACAGAAAATATTGTTCTATAATAAACAATTGCGTTCTCtaacattatatttaataaaaatcacATTTACCCTTTTTCTTAAACGAACAATTCTCTTACCACTTTTACCATATTAATAACAGATATAATccacaataatatatattcaatatcaatatattattattagatttAATTCTAtatcaattatatataaatatatatatgaaggtgtaatttatatttgttattataataataaataaatactatactaatatatatatatatatatatatatatatatataatgtgaatttatatattttatattaatttagtttatattataaattcataaaaatatatataaaaaaatgaaagtaattttatttttgtactGTTTgtagaataaaaatattataaatgtttttcttctctattaaacaaaaatgaTTATTTAATCAAATCTATTTTCCATTTATGTGtacattattaaaatgtattaGGATCATAAGTATACTTCAATGTTGTCATaatcattattcatattattttgttgttTTACGTAATAGcaacatattaaaatttattatatggtaatatattttttgtacatACATACAAACATAAAATTAACGTCATGAATTGTGaaattttttgttcttcactttttgtttcttttattaccatataataaaataatattatatatgtcgTGGTACAAcctcattaatattaatttaaatataagtgTTATAACACTTTAAATCATTTGAAGCAATAGAATAACATCTTCATATGCCATTTTATTTcctttcacatatatatataataatattcatgttatataaaaatataaatatctctatattttactatttatatattttatgcatAGAATTTCATAATGCAGttgatttataaaaaatatatattgatcaAAAACTAAAAATTTACgacaaatattttattaatatgtacataatttgatatatcaaaatatcaattgttcttcttttaaattgttatatatatatatatatatatatatatatatgtgacaCTGGATTTATTTAGgaaaatgatttattttctttgtaTAAggtatatgttttaataaataaaattattgttaaaacttttttcatttattcataaaaaaataatatatatatatatattatttaataaacattattataaaaaattaataaaaatattttataaaaaaaaaaaaaaaaaaatgcgcCACCCCCCTCCGGGTAACTCAGTAGCTCGGTCTGCAACTTTTCTTATGAAATTGTCAGCACGCGGAGTCGAACCAACGTTCTCACAAGGAAAGCTACATACCTAACGACTGGGCTACTGGGGCAGCTTAATATTAGTACTAGCataaaagtaatattaaaaatggaaTGTATGCAAATaatgtgtttatatatatatatatatatatatatatatacctttgtatgtacatatataaagtataatataataaataaataaatatatatatatatatatatatatatttatttatttatcatttatatatttaaatatcttcatatattttatgtttttatttttaaatttaaatataaattaaattatattatcacggttaaaattatcatatttattatataaaaatttgatacaatattttcattaaatatttattttatgtatcgTTTTTTATACAactataaaacatatatatattaaatttatatgtttatcttttgtatcaataaatatatatatattgattattatagttaatatatatatcttataaaaTATGGAATGAAATATTCTCTTCtacatgatataaaaaatatatacacattaaGCGAAattgatttaatatatatgttcggaacatatcataattttttataatatttttttcaaggtttgatacacatttttttttttttttttttttttttttttgccttTTCTACATTATGAAATagaaacacatatatattataaatatacataaaatatctaaattaattcttttatgttttattataagtACAGATATACAAATACACGTAAATGAGTAAtagaattttttattttaagaacacaaaataagatataatatgatatctaatatataatacaaattataatatacgGAAATATTATCTAACTTTGtctcatacatatatacatataagtGTATAGTAATTTTATAGtgatataatacaaatatatatatccaaaaaacatatatatgtatatatataacatatgttaccatttatatgtaatataatatatcatatttatgtCAGCTTATTATACATGAGGTTTATGTAGATTGGACGATAAAAAAtcgatatatatttatttgtatatttagtTATGTTAGATTGCTTGTATAGGTATTCTTATgtcgttatatatatatatatatatagtttttttcttcttttttttacgTTATATTTGtactataatatatttatttattatgattatatttgtatacatatatgtttaggaaaaaaaaaattatagtaAAATTTtctgtatatttattaaatttttttctactgcgaatcattttatttttatattatataatattttatgttttaactacataaatttatttaaactaCATTTCTAAGGATTTACTACTAATTAAAAgcatatatgaatataacaCTATATACTATCAATGTGTTATgctatttttatcattatctttattataattcatattttgtgttacacatatttaaatgatataataataacaattttattatttgaattaaatagaatacaaatattaaCATAATTAATCCCCAATATAAGAATTAATGTGaattcttatattatttaattatatttatctatcATATGagattattttaattatactgtttttatcatcacaatgaaaaatgtatatatatatatatatatatatttataaattcatttttttaattttataaccattaatattaaaaacaaaGATTATCTAgttaaagataaaatatatagccAATATCTTTCAGGtatcatattaaaaaaaaaaaaaaaaaaaaaaaaaaaaaaattgaattcAGTgggatatatacatatatatatatatatatatatatatatatatatatatatatatatatatataatggataattaagaaaaattaaaaattaaactattacaataaaaagcacaaaaaaaaaaaaaaaagaaaaaaaaaaaaaaaaaataatatttataataaatgacatatgatatattaaatattagacatgtaatatatatataatgaggCACCTTTTTTAAGAAATGAACATTCcactatataaaatataggtATGCATTATTTTGATGCCACAGCAAAAtagcttatatatatttttccagtttaggattaaaaaaaatatgcataCAAATAAGATGAGAAGGCAATTTTATTAATGTAATAAAAGTTTTCATATGTATGAACATAATCAAAATTTAATTTGTTATACAAATTAATAGCTGCTTTGTTATAGTCTATaacatgtaaatatatatacaacggaagaatataattatcttcattattatttataaatggtTTGACACTATTAACATTTTGTAAATTAAAagatgttttattttttagattATAAGCacaaaaattattaacaaaaaagtttaatattttgttatttatacGAAAAGGGAATAGAGCATTTTTAGTTTGAATCAGATTAGTCATAAAGTATGATgaattatctttattattattattattattattattacttctttttttttttttattatcattttccatatcatttatattctttacattttttacTTTTCTTATTAGTTGATTGTGTTTATTacgaatattataatatagatgatgaaaataatcatTTGATATTATATCCATATAACATTCTTTTATAACACTATTACAAAtactataattatttttcccTTTTGGATTTTTTGGAATATATCTTAGCAATATATTACTATTCATACTAGAAGATTTACATTTAatttcaaaattattattatcattattttctatactatttgtatttttaaatttcccCCATACATTAAGTGAACTATTCGTATATTTTAATgtgtaaaatttttttttttttttctttttcttttttgttgcATTTATTTCTTCGTTtacattactattattattattattatatgtaatgtGTTCATCATCAACGCaagatattttattattatatatattgtcattatttttgattggatttattttttcagaTTCATCATATATAAGTAAACAATTCGcttcttcatcttttttttcttcattattttccaTTTCTTTTGTCGAATAATCACTTATAACCCCTTCATcaaatatttcattatattcatcCTTTAAGTTACTAGACAAACTATAGAATGTATAATTATcaatataacaataaaatttgtcattatataaaaacattttatataaaatgaaataaaaaaaataaatagagTATTCAATAAGGTAAGATGCTAAACTAAGTCCTCGGAAATATTCATTTACTCCAActgttaaaatatatatactactaatttttttttttacatatttcttCGACATTgctcttatatttttattcatataaatttcttcatataaaattttttcaaaACGAGAATCTTTTTTCACACATttgtctttttttaatattgataaatcttttaatatattattacaaaataaattatcttGTTTTCTCCATTTGATATCTCcagaataattaaaattatcttttatattatttaaatatgtgTATGATTCTTTTAAACATTGATTgacattattttcttcattggTCAATTTATCTTGTTCTCtgtgttttttatataacacaTCTTTATTTACACTACCATTATAATAActattacaattattattattattattattattattatcatcatcatcatcatcattgttattgttgttgttgtagTCACTATATTCATGATCATGGTTGGACTTATCATCCTTAAAATTCTCTTCATATATGTGatcatcattttttgaaTTGAAACATCTTTCCACAGGCATATAATTTTCTAGAAAATTTTTCGATGTATCATACATATACCTTAAATAGctttttctctttttgttattattagactttttttttaaaaaatcacaaatattattataatccttttcattattaatatcatcataattaatTAAGGAGGATAAGCATCCAATCAAATAAtctcttttaatttttctttcatttggATTGTATAAATTTAACATTTCCTTacttatatgtattttatatttcatattatttttaatatgttctTCTAAGCTATTCCTTTCGTTATATAATTGACACTTTTCTTTAAGTtctttgtatatattataaatattttcattatcataatttatattactaACACTATTGTAGATAAAGtcgatattattattattattattgttgttattgtTTCTTTGTATGTTATATGGCAATGTACCTATATTTCTATAAACATTACTCGGattcatcatattattaatagtgTTTTtcgaattattattattacatttattaaaGCTTGTGTAGTCCTCCTTTTTgtcattaaaattaaaaatatcataatGTTTATATTGATTAATATGATTTGTAGgagaagaattattattacaatcataaaaattattattagtattaacttctatatcttcttttttaaaagcTTCCTCTTCGTCTAGACTATCAAATCCATTTTGTGTTTccttatcattcatattattactacattcatttgatgataaaataaaatctgACATTTCTTTAGTATCTACTTCATTTGTCAAccttttttgattttttaaattatcataattaatattttctttatagtGTTTATCCCCCATTTCAAAATTACAATATGTTTTAAATGATTCATAGGTGCAATTCGAAGTACTTTTTTGACTATTATTTGTAGAATTTGAATGTGacttcatattattaataggGGTATCATGACAATAAGAATTAccatcatcataattataataattaccatatgtatcatatttatcaatTGTATCAAATTTGTCAATTGTATCAATTTTATCAATTGTATCAATTgtatcatatttatcatatttatcatatttatcatttgtattatttttttcatatttagcATTAGAATCGtccataaattttatataatctagTAAAATATCTTTCTCTCCCAACTTTTCTATACATTTTCTCTTCaacaatttatttatataatcactATTAATATAATCGATAAAAGAAAATGGTAAAAATACACCcaatgaaaatatttgatCTTCTTTccactttttatttatttttttcttttctgtTCCATTTTCATCtattgaattatttaatgtatttaaaatatcattttGTGTTTCTTCTAAATATTCATCTTGATCATAATAATTGTCCATATCATTcatttcatcatcatttatattccAACAACTTGTTGACAATTCATCATATgaatttacattattataattattactacaattattactattactattattattattattgttgtatCTTTTTGTGTTTGTACTTTTTTTAAAGGAACTAGTTATTTTatccataatttttataatatcatcatcAATTATTGTATTATCATCAAAATTACATATGCTGAAATAAAAATCCGAATGATATTTTACTGGAAATAATTCTTTATGTAAATCATGAACATCTTCaatatcttcttcttttaaaaaacggaaataaatcaaatttaatatattcaatttctttaatattttatataataatatttccttttcttcACACAAATCCAGAAATAATCTTGAACTTAATATTTGTTCATGCACATCATTACATAAGGCTGAAGATGTTGAAAGAAATTTGtgtttgttattttttttaaataaaccTAACACATTGTTTACAACCTTATCATATTTTGATTCAAGAAAGCTAGTCTTCTTAtaactatttttatatttcttataataataataattattattattcatattttcatttatactACGAagatactttttttttttttttgggttttttttttgattttttttttttttaatattatattatgttatacttaattatattttattaatatgtaagTATCAACATTGTAATTACAAAttggatataaataaaatatgtcaattttttttatatatatatatataaaagaaattaataattttataaacatatattatactattttatataatatatacacttgtttttttttttttttttttaggatTACCCTTTTAAATGCAAATAATATCAATGgttgtttatataatatgttcatatatacatatatattattatatatatatttatatatttatttgttataattttaaaattttttacacATCTCATATACAAATTGTACATAcaattttatgtttttttttataaacattttatatcttttgatatataattttttttatgtttatgatatatacaaaattataaatgattaataaatatgatctTTCAAAATGAaacatttaaaaagaaattatctTATGTAActtgtaaaaataaacaacatATTCTGCTCAAACAtgtaatacaaaaaaaaaaaagaatgattgtgaatttattatatttattatgtatttttataaatttttataattttttgtaaataaacAGAGAACGTTATCACCCATTCataattaaacaaaaaaaaaaataataaataaatttatatgtaaaatataaaacaagcCTCCTTTGAGGAtgttatataagaatatatattttttaatttatttaaataaataaatatatataaatatatatatattgaaaaccgaaattttaataaatataataaaatatatacataaaatttatataattatgtatataacaaaatgataaataaataaaaataaatataatatatataatatatatttttactgttcttaaaatatgtttattatttatttttttttttttcgttgaaaataatacataaaattaattctattatataatataataaaaaaaaaaaaaaaaaatttatttccacatatatatatatatagataaataaaatattccttttttttttttttttttttttttttttcttttatgttGTTATAATGTATAAGTataatgtatgtatatatatttatatatatattaaattttttcttttttttattgctTATGTAGTGGAAATGCAGTATGGcctacataatatatatctaattaagaaaaaaaaatatatatatatatatatatagaatatataaaattttatatgttaaagaattggttttttcattttttttttttttatttaatcataaatcataaaataaataaataaataattatatatatatatttgatttttaAGTTAAAAATAAGcccaataaaataaatagaagaattaatttatatattaatttcaggaaataataatgtaataaaaaatttattttttttttgagcacattttataaaaatgatttataattaaataatatatattttacatatatatataaaattcttACATTaacaatttaaataatataatatataatatatatatatttatctatg from Plasmodium sp. gorilla clade G2 genome assembly, chromosome: 8 encodes:
- a CDS encoding asparagine-rich antigen Pfa55-14, which produces MNNNNYYYYKKYKNSYKKTSFLESKYDKVVNNVLGLFKKNNKHKFLSTSSALCNDVHEQILSSRLFLDLCEEKEILLYKILKKLNILNLIYFRFLKEEDIEDVHDLHKELFPVKYHSDFYFSICNFDDNTIIDDDIIKIMDKITSSFKKSTNTKRYNNNNNNSNSNNCSNNYNNVNSYDELSTSCWNINDDEMNDMDNYYDQDEYLEETQNDILNTLNNSIDENGTEKKKINKKWKEDQIFSLGVFLPFSFIDYINSDYINKLLKRKCIEKLGEKDILLDYIKFMDDSNAKYEKNNTNDKYDKYDKYDTIDTIDKIDTIDKFDTIDKYDTYGNYYNYDDGNSYCHDTPINNMKSHSNSTNNSQKSTSNCTYESFKTYCNFEMGDKHYKENINYDNLKNQKRLTNEVDTKEMSDFILSSNECSNNMNDKETQNGFDSLDEEEAFKKEDIEVNTNNNFYDCNNNSSPTNHINQYKHYDIFNFNDKKEDYTSFNKCNNNNSKNTINNMMNPSNVYRNIGTLPYNIQRNNNNNNNNNNIDFIYNSVSNINYDNENIYNIYKELKEKCQLYNERNSLEEHIKNNMKYKIHISKEMLNLYNPNERKIKRDYLIGCLSSLINYDDINNEKDYNNICDFLKKKSNNNKKRKSYLRYMYDTSKNFLENYMPVERCFNSKNDDHIYEENFKDDKSNHDHEYSDYNNNNNNDDDDDDNNNNNNNNNCNSYYNGSVNKDVLYKKHREQDKLTNEENNVNQCLKESYTYLNNIKDNFNYSGDIKWRKQDNLFCNNILKDLSILKKDKCVKKDSRFEKILYEEIYMNKNIRAMSKKYVKKKISSIYILTVGVNEYFRGLSLASYLIEYSIYFFYFILYKMFLYNDKFYCYIDNYTFYSLSSNLKDEYNEIFDEGVISDYSTKEMENNEEKKDEEANCLLIYDESEKINPIKNNDNIYNNKISCVDDEHITYNNNNNSNVNEEINATKKKKKKKKKFYTLKYTNSSLNVWGKFKNTNSIENNDNNNFEIKCKSSSMNSNILLRYIPKNPKGKNNYSICNSVIKECYMDIISNDYFHHLYYNIRNKHNQLIRKVKNVKNINDMENDNKKKKRSNNNNNNNNKDNSSYFMTNLIQTKNALFPFRINNKILNFFVNNFCAYNLKNKTSFNLQNVNSVKPFINNNEDNYILPLYIYLHVIDYNKAAINLYNKLNFDYVHTYENFYYINKIAFSSYLYAYFF